A window of Zingiber officinale cultivar Zhangliang chromosome 5A, Zo_v1.1, whole genome shotgun sequence contains these coding sequences:
- the LOC121980221 gene encoding uncharacterized protein LOC121980221 isoform X2 — MEVVSLKPFFRAPLSSHLYPIATRSCSKCPKPSSSLPISLDSNTSRFPAGPVASTSSSFNPLCIVLQSLRGFVFSHLPKMRSWLRGGLPDGCEREREGFLCCGGIGTFLMSTTAAVSRDRVSPFLWTLAGNPTFISGLVAWSLAQTIKMLLNFFFERRWDLGVLFSSGGMPSSHSALCTALTASVALCHGVGDSLFPVCLGFSLIVMYDAIGVRRHAGMQAEGTKLK; from the exons ATGGAGGTCGTCAGTCTCAAACCCTTCTTTAGGGCTCCTCTCTCCTCCCACCTTTACCCAATAGCTACTCGTTCCTGCTCCAAGTGCCCCAAACCCTCGTCGTCCCTTCCCATCTCCTTGGATTCCAACACCAGCCGATTTCCCGCCGGCCCGGTCGCCTCCACCTCGTCCTCGTTCAATCCATTATGCATCGTCCTCCAGTCACTCCGCGGTTTCGTCTTCTCCCATCTGCCAAAGATGCGGTCTTGGCTCCGCGGCGGCCTGCCCGATGGCTGCGAACGCGAGCGGGAGGGCTTCCTCTGCTGCGGCGGGATCGGGACGTTTCTGATGAGCACCACGGCGGCCGTTTCCAGGGACCGGGTCAGCCCATTCCTGTGGACGCTCGCCGGAAACCCCACCTTCATATCGGGCTTAGTCGCTTGGTCCCTGGCTCAGACCATTAAGATGCTTCTCAACTTCTTCTTTGAACGGAGGTGGGACCTCGGGGTGTTGTTCAGCTCCGGGGGAATGCCGTCTTCGCACTCCGCGCTGTGCACCGCACTCACTGCTTCTGTGGCGCTGTGCCATGGGGTGGGCGACTCGCTCTTCCCAGTGTGCCTAGGGTTCAGCCTTATTGTTATGTATGATGCCATCGGTGTCAGACGGCATGCCGGCATGCAGGCTGAG GGGACTAAACTCAAGTGA
- the LOC121980221 gene encoding uncharacterized protein LOC121980221 isoform X1, whose amino-acid sequence MEVVSLKPFFRAPLSSHLYPIATRSCSKCPKPSSSLPISLDSNTSRFPAGPVASTSSSFNPLCIVLQSLRGFVFSHLPKMRSWLRGGLPDGCEREREGFLCCGGIGTFLMSTTAAVSRDRVSPFLWTLAGNPTFISGLVAWSLAQTIKMLLNFFFERRWDLGVLFSSGGMPSSHSALCTALTASVALCHGVGDSLFPVCLGFSLIVMYDAIGVRRHAGMQAEVLNKIIEDLFQAHPISKRKLKELLGHTPSQVFAGAVLGILVAFFCCQGYSLVV is encoded by the exons ATGGAGGTCGTCAGTCTCAAACCCTTCTTTAGGGCTCCTCTCTCCTCCCACCTTTACCCAATAGCTACTCGTTCCTGCTCCAAGTGCCCCAAACCCTCGTCGTCCCTTCCCATCTCCTTGGATTCCAACACCAGCCGATTTCCCGCCGGCCCGGTCGCCTCCACCTCGTCCTCGTTCAATCCATTATGCATCGTCCTCCAGTCACTCCGCGGTTTCGTCTTCTCCCATCTGCCAAAGATGCGGTCTTGGCTCCGCGGCGGCCTGCCCGATGGCTGCGAACGCGAGCGGGAGGGCTTCCTCTGCTGCGGCGGGATCGGGACGTTTCTGATGAGCACCACGGCGGCCGTTTCCAGGGACCGGGTCAGCCCATTCCTGTGGACGCTCGCCGGAAACCCCACCTTCATATCGGGCTTAGTCGCTTGGTCCCTGGCTCAGACCATTAAGATGCTTCTCAACTTCTTCTTTGAACGGAGGTGGGACCTCGGGGTGTTGTTCAGCTCCGGGGGAATGCCGTCTTCGCACTCCGCGCTGTGCACCGCACTCACTGCTTCTGTGGCGCTGTGCCATGGGGTGGGCGACTCGCTCTTCCCAGTGTGCCTAGGGTTCAGCCTTATTGTTATGTATGATGCCATCGGTGTCAGACGGCATGCCGGCATGCAGGCTGAG GTACTTAATAAGATCATTGAGGACTTGTTTCAAGCACATCCTATCAGTAAAAGAAAGCTTAAGGAGCTCCTGGGACACACCCCATCCCAGGTCTTTGCCGGGGCTGTATTAGGCATCTTAGTCGCTTTCTTTTGTTGTCAGGGTTACAGTCTGGTTGTTTAG